aagtggaaagcttgacaaggacagccctatttataggcttccaaaaaaaggaaagggtcagctgatcgaacagcatccctgatcgagcagctgtccgatcgaacagcctgttcgatcggctagcctgttcgatcaggttgccctgttcgatcggcttgcctggttttgagtgtttcgcgacgatttgtgatatttcgagttcgatgaacgatgatttgaggatgatagaatttcctaatcaaattacttttagtcctaactactatatctaacatacaagcatccttacaaccatttcgagttcgatttccattgagtttgattcacctttgagtcttgattgatttgattgattcaccacacactttaacataaaagtaaacatgcacgagtaacacataaggcacacacacacgtataaaagcattaaaatccccacacttgagttcgatgattgatcttattagcttgattattgattgactagctttattgcgttgttacttcctatcattcacagtcggtcgttgattcacagtgcgattatcggtcgattagtttgattatacaacacttactccaaataatacgaaaatcaaaaatgaaactaaaatgaaattattctttattaatctttaattccaataacagtcaacacttgactttgactttgacttttggaaaacacggggtgttacaaataaCACCAAGTCTTTCGTGtataatcatcaataaaaacaagcACATACCGTTTGCCACTTTGAGAGGCTGGACTGATTGGCCCACACGGGTCTGTAAGAACCAGTTGTAATCGGTAAGTAGCACTCCAATCACTCTTCTTTGGTATTGCTAACCTTTGTTGCTTACCAACTGCACATGTCTCACATACTTCGTATTTCTCCACAACTGTAGGTAGTCCATTTACCATCTTCCTATATTGCATTGTTCTTATTGCCTTATGGTTCATGTGGCCAAACCTTTTGTGCCAGATCTGAGTTTGCTGATCTTCACTCACTTGAAAGCATTTATTAGTTGAAGGCAGACTTATTTCACCAACCACTGGAAACATTTGATTCTTTGACATTTTTGAGGTGATTATCAGTCCCCTTGTTGGGTGAATGACTTTGCATATACCCCCCTTGAATGACAAAGGCTAATGCCTTGTCTTGCACTTGACCTATACTAATGAGATTAGAAGTTAATTGAGGCACATAGTATACATTTGTAATAACCTGTGTGATCCCTTCCACAGTGTGAGTCGAATGTCACCCATGCCCTTCACTTCCAATCTTAGATCATTGCCAAGTCGTACTGTGTGATTGTAGCTCTCATCCAGGTGAATGAACCATTCTCGTCTCCCTGACATATGATTAGAGCAAGCTGAATCCAGGAACCATATATGCTCTCTTTTTGGCCTTCCAAATTCCACCGATGTCATCAGCAACAAGCTTTCTTTCTCATACTTTTTGATGTCAACTGAAGCCATCAGAAGGAGTTCTTCATTCTCCTCATATTCTGCATAGTTAACTGCTTTTTCTCCACTGGGACATTCATATTGGAAATGTCCCTTTTGATGACATTTGTAACATTCCACCAGGGATTTGTCGAACTGAGAACGGGCCCGGCCTCGTCCTCTACCTCTATTAAAGCCTCCTCGTCCTCTGCCACGTCCGTTGCTTGAATCAGTTTCCACCTTTAAAACTTGTTCTTCAGGCACTTTACCTATTAACTTCTGCTCGTGAACCAACAGAGAACTTTGAAGTTCATCAACTGATAATTTATCAGTATCCTTGGATTCTTCAACGGAACAGACTACAAAATTGAAGCTGATTGTCAACGATCGGAGGATTTTCTCGACTATCTTCACATCCGGCATGTCCTCTCCGCAATTCCTCATATTATTTGCCACGATCATCACTCGATTGAAATATTCTGTCACGCCTTCCCCTTCCTTCATTTCTAGGGTTTCAAACTCACGCCTGAGCCGCTGCAATTGGGCTCTCTTGACCCTAGCATTGCCGTGATACTTCAATTTCATGGCATCCTAGATTGCTTTTGCCGATTCTTTCTGAGTAATCGTCTTGATTATTTGCTTATCAATCGATTGAAACAAATAATTTCTTGTTTTCAGATCCTTCAGCCTCATCACATCCAAATTTGTCCTCTGAGTGGGCGTCAATTGCTCCCCTGCGTTGGGTTCCTTGAACCCTTGTTCGATTACCACCCAATATTCCTTCGATCGGAGCAGCGTCTCCATAACTAAGCTCCAATGATCATAGTCTCCGTCGAATCGAGGAACATTAGGGGTTTGAAAAACGGGGTTTTCTTCTGCCATTGACCTCACTATTCTCTCACAAATTGAGCACCCAAgttgtgctctgataccacttgaaggaTTCAAGGATTCAAGGATATCATGATATGTTCAAGAGTTAATAAGTAGTACATGGACTAGTTTTGTAATATTGTCATAGTTGTATAAGGGTTGTTTGTAATAGATCTGTAATGTAGGGGGCATAATTGTAATAGTTGTAATACCGTTTGTAATACCGTTACATTCTGTTATATAGTTGAGTAGGATCATAACAGATCCTATGCTTGATTTGGTGAATTCTCTTCTTCTGTGTTCTATTCTCAAAATTGAGCtatcattggtatcagagctctgtcCGATCTGAGCTCCGGTGACCAGCTGCAATTTCCATTGATTCCATTATCGATTTTCCGCTTCGTTCAATTCCTGTGGATTAATCATTGATTCGATTAATTCGCCTTCAATTTCATCCGTTCATTTCTGATTCATTGAAATCGATTGTTCCGATTTCAATATTTTGATTAGTAGCAATGACAAACACTCGTCAACAAGAAATGGAGAGATTTGAGAAAACCCTAAAAGAGCATGGGCAGTGGATTCAAAATTCACAGGCAATTCATGAAGATAATCAAGCTGCAATAGCTCAATTGAATCTACAATTGCAATCAATGTTTGAAAACTTGAAGAACCAATTGGATGAATTCCAAGGTAGAACCATTCAAAATTCAGTTCAAGAACCTCGATTAGCAAGATTGGGCCGTTTGGATTTTCCAAAGTTTAATGGTGAAGATGTCGATGGATGGATATACAAATGTAATCACTTTTTTCTGGTAGATAAGACCCCGGAACAATCAAAGGTACAATTTGCAATAGTGAATTTGGAAGGATTGGCTTTAAGATGGCATCAAGGGTTCGTTGCAAGTCAAGATAGGCCAATAGAAGCGATTCCTTGGGCTGATTATGTTAGATCTATTACAGCAAGATTCTCTGATAATTTGTGGGAAGATGCAATGGAAGAGATCAAAAATTTGCAGCAAACGGGTTCATTAAGTGATTACTGTAATGCTTTTGACAATTTGATGACAAAAGTGGTATTATCTAAAGAATATACGGCTAGCTTGTTTGTGGGAGGTTTAAAACCAGAGATAAGGTGTTTAGTTAAGGTTTTTAGACCAAGAACCTTAAGGGAGGCATATGCTATGGCAAAACAGCAGGATAATGTTCATACAACTTTGTTTGGAACCAAGAAGGTTGGGTCTTCTTTAAGTAGTCATTCTGCTAATACAAGCAGTTTTACACCAAGAAATTCCACTGTAAGTGCTACACTGCCTACTCCTCCAAATAAGTCATTAAAAACTGTTAGAAGGTTATCCACTAAAGAAGCAGATGAAAAAAGGGCTAGGGGAGAGTGTTTCTTTTGCCCTGAAAAATACTCTGCTACTCACAAGTGTAAAAATAGGCAGTTATTTGTTATTGAAATTTTAGATGATGATAACTGTGAAGGGGATGAGGAACAAGTGGAAATAGTAGATGTTGAACGACAGCAGTTAGAAAGTGTTATACGACCTCATATTTCAATTCATGCTATCAGTGGAATCCCTTCTTATTCCACTATGAGGGTCATAGGTTACATTGGCACTAGGAAACTGCACATCTTGATAGATTCTGGGTCAACACATAACTTCATTAATGAGAGATTATCCATAAAGTTGCAGGGCAGCACCTGTGCAGTACCTTCTATGAGGGTAACAGTAGCTAATGGTCACCCCATCTGTTGTGGGCAAATCTGTAAGAAATTTAAGTGGATGATGCAGGGTAGTTGGTTTGAAGCTGACATGTATTTGATTCCTTTGGAAAGCTATGACATGGTCTTAGGCATACAATGGTTATCAGCATTGGGAGATATTGTGTGGAATTTTAAAAACTTAGGCATGGAATTCCAGTTTAATGGTATTAAACAGGTCTTGAAAGGGATAACCAATAGTGGAGTGAGTCTATGTTCTGTAGAGAAAATGGATCAAATGTTGGGCCATCCTGATCAATTGATTGAATCTCAAATGTTCAGCCTCCAGTTGTTAACTGTTGAAGGCCAATCTGTGCATAGTTCTCAGGTGTCTAATGTAATTGTTGACCCTAGGATTGCTAAGTTGCTAAAGCAATTTGAGGATGTTTTTCAAGAGCCTAAATCATTACCTCCAACTAGGGATTGTACCATACAATTCTTTTGAAAGATGAGAATAAGATCATTAATTTGAAATCTTACAGATATCAGACTCTTCAAAAAGATGTCATTGAAAAAATGACAAATGAAATGTTGGAAACTGGTGTGATAAGGAATAGTCATAGTTCTTTTGCTGCACCAGTAGTGTtggtcaagaaaaaggatggcaGTTGGAGGATGTGTGTAGACTACAGACAACTGAATGAAGCTACAATCAAGAACAGTTTTCCAATCCCTTTAATTGATGAGTTGCTTGAAGAATTACAAGGGGCAACTGTGTTTTCCAAGTtggacttgaggtctggttatcaccAGGTCAGGATGCATCCAAATCACATTTATAAAACTGCTTTTAGGACCCATCAGGGCCTAtttgagtttttggtcatgccctttgggctAACCAATGCACCTGCTACTTTTCAATCACTGATGAATCAGACTTTTAAGAAGTTTTTGAGGAAGTTTGTGTTAGTATTTTTTGATGATATTCTGATCTACAGTTCAGATTTGAATCAGCATATCAGTCATCTTCAGGCAGTATTGGAAGTTTTCAGGCAAAAGCAATTGTTTGCTAAGAAGTCAAAGTGTTGTTTTGTTGGTCAACAGGTTGAGTATTTGGGTCATATCATCACTAGAGATGGAGTAGGTACTGATCCTTCAAAAATTGAAGCTGTGGTTAGCTGGCCTGTTCCTACCACAGTTAAACAGTTGAGAGGATTTCTTGGACTAGCAGGGTATTATAGGAAATTTATCAGGTCTTTTGCTGTGATTGCAAAGCCTTTAACTGAGTTGCTAAAAAAGGAGTCCTTTAAATGGAATGAGTTGGCTCAACAGGCCTTTGAGCAGCTTAAATTGGCTTTATGTGAAGCCCCAGTATTGGCTTTGCCTGATTTGAATAAACCCTTCATTGTAGAGACAGATGCATCATCAAAGGGCATTGGGGCTGTCTTATTACAAGAGGATCATCCTTTGGCTTTCTTAAGTAAGGCTCTCTCTCCTAGACAATTGACCTTGTCAGTCTATGAGAAAGAATTGTTAGCTATCTTATTGGCTATCAAACAATGGCACTATTACCTGATTTCAAAACCTTTTATCATAAAAACTGACCAAAAGAGTTTGAAGCACTTGTTGACACAAAAAATCACCACACCCTTACAACATTCATGGTTATCCAAGCTAATGGGGTATACCTATGAAATTCAGTATAAAAAAGGGGTGGATAATGTCACCGCTGATGCTTTATCAAGAGTGGAAAGTTCTACATTTTTTCAATTGGCAGTATCATCTTTTGATCCTTTGTTGTTAAACAAGATCAAGCAAAGTTGGGAGAAAGATCCTGTAATTCAGAAAGTTATTCAACAGTTAAAACAAGGGCAATTGGTGCATCATTTTGTTTGGGAGCATGAGTTACTTAAGAGGAAAAGTAAATTGGTTGTGGGGTTGGATGTGGAATTAAGGAAAGAAATTATTCACTTCTGCCATACTTCAGCTTTAGGGGGTCATTCTGGTGTCCATGCTACTCATCAAAGATTGAAAGGGCTGTTTTATTGGAAATGCCAGGTCAAACAAATTAAGCAGTTTATTAGAGCATGTTCAATTTTTCAGCAGGCCAAGTATGAAACAGTGGCAAGCCCAGGCTTATTACAACCATTACCAATTCCTTCTGCGGTCTGGTCTGATATCAGCATGGATTTCATTACAGGGTTGCCTAAATCACAAGGTAAAGAAGTTATTTTTGTGGTGGTTGATAGGCTTACAAAGTACTCTCATTTTATGGCCTTAAGTC
This is a stretch of genomic DNA from Helianthus annuus cultivar XRQ/B chromosome 16, HanXRQr2.0-SUNRISE, whole genome shotgun sequence. It encodes these proteins:
- the LOC110919665 gene encoding uncharacterized protein LOC110919665, whose protein sequence is MTNTRQQEMERFEKTLKEHGQWIQNSQAIHEDNQAAIAQLNLQLQSMFENLKNQLDEFQGRTIQNSVQEPRLARLGRLDFPKFNGEDVDGWIYKCNHFFLVDKTPEQSKVQFAIVNLEGLALRWHQGFVASQDRPIEAIPWADYVRSITARFSDNLWEDAMEEIKNLQQTGSLSDYCNAFDNLMTKVVLSKEYTASLFVGGLKPEIRCLVKVFRPRTLREAYAMAKQQDNVHTTLFGTKKVGSSLSSHSANTSSFTPRNSTVSATLPTPPNKSLKTVRRLSTKEADEKRARGECFFCPEKYSATHKCKNRQLFVIEILDDDNCEGDEEQVEIVDVERQQLESVIRPHISIHAISGIPSYSTMRVIGYIGTRKLHILIDSGSTHNFINERLSIKLQGSTCAVPSMRVTVANGHPICCGQICKKFKWMMQGSWFEADMYLIPLESYDMVLGIQWLSALGDIVWNFKNLGMEFQFNGIKQVLKGITNSGVSLCSVEKMDQMLGHPDQLIESQMFSLQLLTVEGQSVHSSQVSNVIVDPRIAKLLKQFEDVFQEPKSLPPTRDCTIQFF